In Mycoplasma mobile 163K, the genomic stretch AAAAATTCCATTATTTATTTTTATCTCTTCAAAATAAGCTTTAACTAATTTTAAATGATTAATAAAATTTTTCTTAGTTTTTTTATTTATACTAAAATCATAAATTATAATTAAACCATTTTTTTTCAAATTTTTGAAATATTTTCCATAAAGATCATTTCAATTTTTTAAATCATCATTAAAAATAATAATGTCAAATTGTTCTTCTAAACTTACTTTTTCAATTACTTCTAGCTTATAAGTTATATTTTTTTTAAGTTCTAATAATTCTTGATATTTTTGTTTATTTAAATCTTTTTCTAAAATTTTAAAAGAAGCTTTTGTTTTATTTGAAAAAGAAAGAGGTTCATATCCGTTTGTTTTTCCTAAATAAAGACCATTTTTAAAATCATTTCTTAAAATTGTATTAATTGTAAATTCCACATACAAATCATTTAAAGCATTAGGGGATTTAGTTTTTCAATCTTCATACAATTCTCCTATATCTTCTCTTTTTAAAATTAAATTCATTCCAATTTTATTATCTTTCAAATTAATTTCAAGGATTTTTCTTCTCAGTTTTCTTATTCTTATTTGAATAAAAGTAAAAGAGCTAATTGCAAGAATTAAAACAACAATTATTGAAGAAATTAAAGCTATTTGTTCAGGGCTCATTAATTAATGATATTTCTTTTTTCAATTAAATTTTTATAAGAATCTTTGATGTCTTTGGAAAATTCTTCATAGTCTTCCTCATATTCATCTTCGTCTTCGTCATAATCACCATAATATTCTTCATCGTCATCTTCATCTTCGTCATCTTCATCTTCGTCATCTTCATCATCTTCATCTTCATCGTCGTCGTCTTCGTCATCTCCCCCATCAACTAAAGGACCACCGATACCTTCAAAATTATATTTTTCTGCTAGCTCTTTAAACTTATCAGATTGAATAAAATCTTCTCAAATTTGTTCAACAATTTTGTATTCATCTTCTTCTAAGTTACTTAATGAATTATCTTCGTTTAATTTACTGAAAAAAACTTCTTCTTTTATTGTGTAACAAATGAATGTATCTCCTGCTTCTTCGAAAGTGAATAAAACAATTCCTTTTAATTTTTTGCCATTTTCATCATATACATCAATTTCTCTTAAATCTTTTATCTCATTATTAATTTTCATCATATTTTTCCTTTATAAAATAGTTATTTAAAAAATCATTCAATATTATTTGCGCCGATATTTTATCTACTATTGTTTTTCTTTTTTTACTTTTCATTTCATTTATGCTTAAATTTGCCAATACAGATGAATTATACTCATTCACAAAAAATATTGGTAAGTTAATTTCTTTTTCTAAATGTTTTTTGAAATTTTCTACAAAAATTGTGCTTTTTGTTTTTTCATTATTAATTTTA encodes the following:
- a CDS encoding BC85_0335 family putative methyltransferase, producing the protein MSPEQIALISSIIVVLILAISSFTFIQIRIRKLRRKILEINLKDNKIGMNLILKREDIGELYEDWKTKSPNALNDLYVEFTINTILRNDFKNGLYLGKTNGYEPLSFSNKTKASFKILEKDLNKQKYQELLELKKNITYKLEVIEKVSLEEQFDIIIFNDDLKNWNDLYGKYFKNLKKNGLIIIYDFSINKKTKKNFINHLKLVKAYFEEIKINNGIFLITKK
- the ruvX gene encoding Holliday junction resolvase RuvX → MRKLGIDLGKIRTGFAISDDSNKISLPLKTFIQKNANFNNIILEIKKILLEYQIDTIVIGLPIKINNEKTKSTIFVENFKKHLEKEINLPIFFVNEYNSSVLANLSINEMKSKKRKTIVDKISAQIILNDFLNNYFIKEKYDEN